One region of Vibrio cidicii genomic DNA includes:
- a CDS encoding LysR family transcriptional regulator, with product MLNHIDQLWLRSFHCVYENQSFKRAAEFLNLPTSNVSRHIALLEEKLATRLFDRTTRRIAATDAGEQLYARTHALLARLDEAFEEVTQHSHEVMGQLKILMPDSPTLAQAVVTFCRQHPSIGLCCDTSLSPKEDLLDGFDVVLSFQRGPLADSNWIATEIKRWPSVVVASPERLQAHPLPYHITDLQHLPCISSLTALNGTPWIFKTAQGGLVTQRVHSSFRVNSGNLAKSAALAGLGFAILPIDFCQEEIKASHLETVVLEYQPDDLVLYAFYASRKHLARKIPMFIDHLRRQANEDMSV from the coding sequence ATGCTCAATCATATTGATCAACTGTGGTTAAGAAGCTTTCATTGTGTCTATGAAAACCAAAGCTTTAAGCGCGCTGCCGAGTTCCTCAATTTGCCGACGTCCAATGTCAGTCGTCACATTGCCTTGCTGGAAGAGAAATTGGCAACGCGTTTATTCGACCGAACCACACGCCGCATTGCGGCAACCGATGCCGGAGAGCAACTTTATGCGCGAACCCACGCTTTGTTAGCACGCTTGGATGAGGCTTTTGAAGAGGTGACGCAGCATAGCCACGAAGTGATGGGGCAGCTCAAGATTTTGATGCCCGATTCACCCACATTAGCTCAGGCGGTGGTTACTTTTTGTCGCCAGCATCCTTCGATTGGATTGTGCTGTGATACCAGCTTAAGCCCGAAAGAAGACCTCCTCGATGGGTTTGACGTGGTACTGAGTTTTCAGCGTGGGCCGCTTGCCGATAGCAACTGGATAGCGACGGAAATAAAGCGCTGGCCAAGTGTGGTGGTGGCCTCGCCTGAACGCTTGCAAGCGCATCCTCTGCCGTATCACATCACCGATTTGCAACATCTCCCTTGTATCAGCAGCTTAACGGCGCTTAACGGAACGCCTTGGATTTTCAAAACTGCGCAAGGCGGATTGGTGACACAGAGAGTTCACTCCTCATTTCGAGTCAACAGTGGCAATCTTGCCAAATCGGCGGCGTTAGCAGGGCTCGGTTTCGCCATCCTGCCAATCGATTTTTGCCAAGAGGAGATAAAGGCCAGCCATCTTGAAACGGTTGTATTGGAATACCAGCCTGACGATCTGGTTTTGTACGCTTTTTATGCATCGAGAAAACACCTGGCGAGAAAGATCCCCATGTTTATCGATCACCTGCGACGCCAAGCAAATGAAGATATGAGCGTTTAA
- a CDS encoding glutathione S-transferase, producing MLKLYWHPISGHAHRAHMLLSMLELDFELITVDLPAGEHQQAEFLALNPFGQIPVLVDGETVIADSNAILVYLASVYDKERQWLPDSPQMRAHIEQFLSLAAHRLAGSIAKLRAANLFNRAIDSEPLTQEAYKLLKQLESYQHGRQWLVGSAPTIADLALYSYIKLAPEGGISLADFPDVQAWLKRVEALPHFVPVQLSNVGLRKEAPSSGANENND from the coding sequence ATGCTTAAACTATATTGGCACCCCATTTCAGGGCATGCACACCGCGCGCATATGCTATTGAGTATGCTCGAATTGGATTTTGAACTCATTACCGTTGATCTGCCTGCTGGGGAGCATCAACAAGCCGAATTCTTGGCGCTTAACCCTTTTGGTCAGATCCCCGTACTGGTGGATGGTGAAACGGTCATTGCTGACTCAAACGCGATCTTGGTCTATCTCGCCAGCGTTTATGATAAAGAGCGGCAATGGCTGCCGGATTCACCGCAAATGCGCGCGCATATTGAACAGTTTCTTTCTCTTGCCGCGCATCGACTCGCGGGCTCAATCGCCAAACTGCGCGCGGCGAATTTATTTAACCGAGCGATAGACAGTGAACCGCTGACTCAAGAAGCATATAAGCTGCTAAAACAGCTCGAGAGCTACCAACATGGCCGCCAGTGGTTGGTCGGAAGCGCGCCGACTATTGCTGACTTAGCCCTCTACAGTTACATCAAGTTAGCGCCAGAAGGCGGCATAAGTTTGGCGGATTTCCCTGATGTGCAAGCGTGGCTGAAACGAGTCGAAGCGTTACCTCACTTTGTCCCCGTGCAACTGTCGAATGTGGGGCTGCGCAAGGAGGCACCAAGCAGCGGCGCGAATGAAAATAATGACTAG
- a CDS encoding cytochrome ubiquinol oxidase subunit I: MLDTLMLSRIQFAANISFHILFPTITIALGWMLVFFKWRYVRTQAQQWLDLYYFWVKVFALTFALGVVSGITMSFQFGTNWPGFMERVGNVAGPLLGYEVMTAFFMEATFLGVMLFGRGRVPEWLHTLATVLVAVGTTLSAFWILVLNSWMHTPTGHEVIDGIVHVTSWKEVIFNPSMPYRFAHTLLASALTTSFLIAGISAYQVLRDGKNQAAKLGLKVAVSVAAITIPVQILVGDLHGLNTLEHQPAKIAAMEGVWQTERGAPLLLFAMPNEETRSNDWAIGIPHLASLILTHEMDGEIVGLDAFAPDHPPVAPLFFGFRVMVGVGVLMLLVSWFGAWHFWRNKPVPKPYMYALVGMTFSGWVATLAGWYVTEIGRQPWLVNGVLRTSEAVTPVASSSVGISLALYLLTYVVLLVAYIHTLFYLARKGVQAAPTSSTTSKAAL; encoded by the coding sequence ATGTTAGATACCCTCATGTTGTCGCGGATCCAATTCGCCGCCAATATCAGTTTCCACATATTGTTCCCCACCATCACCATCGCTTTGGGCTGGATGCTGGTGTTTTTCAAATGGCGCTATGTGCGAACGCAGGCCCAACAGTGGCTCGATCTCTACTATTTCTGGGTCAAGGTGTTCGCCTTAACTTTTGCTTTGGGGGTGGTGTCGGGCATCACCATGAGTTTCCAGTTTGGCACCAACTGGCCGGGGTTTATGGAACGCGTCGGCAACGTCGCCGGCCCCTTGCTCGGTTATGAAGTGATGACCGCCTTTTTTATGGAAGCGACTTTTCTTGGCGTGATGTTGTTTGGCCGCGGCCGTGTGCCGGAATGGCTGCACACCTTAGCGACCGTGTTGGTGGCGGTGGGAACCACTCTTTCGGCATTCTGGATTTTGGTACTCAACAGTTGGATGCACACCCCAACAGGACACGAAGTGATCGACGGCATCGTGCATGTCACCAGTTGGAAAGAGGTGATTTTTAACCCTTCCATGCCGTATCGATTCGCGCATACCCTGCTCGCCTCTGCGCTGACCACCAGCTTTTTGATCGCCGGGATCAGCGCTTACCAAGTGCTGCGCGATGGCAAAAATCAAGCGGCGAAACTCGGGCTAAAAGTGGCGGTGAGCGTGGCAGCCATCACTATTCCTGTGCAGATCTTGGTGGGCGACCTACATGGTCTCAACACATTGGAACATCAGCCAGCGAAAATCGCCGCGATGGAAGGAGTGTGGCAGACCGAACGAGGCGCACCTTTGCTGCTGTTTGCCATGCCTAACGAAGAGACGCGCAGCAACGATTGGGCTATCGGCATTCCGCACTTGGCGAGTTTGATTTTAACCCATGAAATGGATGGCGAAATCGTCGGCTTAGATGCCTTTGCACCGGACCATCCTCCAGTCGCGCCGCTGTTTTTTGGCTTTCGCGTGATGGTGGGCGTCGGCGTGCTGATGCTGCTGGTCAGTTGGTTCGGCGCTTGGCATTTTTGGCGCAACAAACCCGTGCCGAAACCGTACATGTATGCTTTGGTGGGAATGACTTTCTCCGGTTGGGTCGCCACTCTTGCCGGTTGGTACGTGACCGAAATCGGCCGTCAACCTTGGCTGGTGAACGGCGTTTTGCGCACCTCTGAGGCCGTCACACCCGTGGCAAGCAGCTCGGTCGGAATCTCGCTCGCGCTCTATCTGCTGACCTACGTGGTGCTGCTCGTCGCCTACATCCACACCTTGTTCTATCTCGCGCGCAAAGGCGTACAAGCCGCGCCGACTTCCTCAACCACTTCAAAGGCCGCGTTATGA
- a CDS encoding TAXI family TRAP transporter solute-binding subunit: MKLNKLMKSLALATLSLTAASNLQAAEQRSYILATASTGGTYYPVGVALATLSKVKLEPKYKFSLSAISSAGSGENIKLLNEKEAQFAILQGLYGAWASSGDGPYAQSGPQTQLRSVSMLWQNVEHFIVRTDLAPSGTVADLNQMKDKKFSIGTKNSGTENSGRQIMAGLGVNPEEFNLAYMGYGASASAMQNGTIDGMNTPAGVPVGAVTQAFAAMGNDITLLSFTDEQIKQANGKYQLWTKYVIPANTYPGVNKAITTIAQPNFLAVREDVSEEDVYQLTKAIYENLPFLQGIHKATKDMALQKAIDGLPLPLHPGAARYYKEVGISIPQGLMAN; this comes from the coding sequence ATGAAACTCAATAAACTGATGAAATCCCTTGCGCTGGCAACCCTGTCTCTTACTGCCGCGTCCAATCTACAGGCCGCCGAACAACGCAGTTATATCTTGGCCACCGCATCGACTGGCGGCACTTACTACCCTGTAGGGGTGGCGCTGGCGACGCTGAGCAAAGTAAAGCTGGAGCCAAAATATAAATTTTCCCTCTCGGCGATAAGCTCTGCGGGATCGGGCGAAAACATCAAGTTGTTAAATGAAAAAGAGGCGCAATTTGCGATTTTGCAAGGGCTTTACGGCGCTTGGGCTTCCAGTGGTGATGGCCCATATGCGCAAAGCGGCCCGCAGACTCAACTGCGTTCTGTCTCTATGCTGTGGCAAAACGTTGAGCACTTTATCGTCCGCACCGATCTTGCTCCCTCCGGTACGGTGGCGGATCTTAATCAGATGAAGGACAAGAAATTCTCCATCGGTACCAAAAACTCCGGTACAGAGAACTCGGGTCGGCAAATCATGGCAGGGTTGGGAGTCAATCCGGAAGAATTCAACCTCGCCTACATGGGCTATGGCGCCAGTGCCAGCGCGATGCAAAACGGCACCATTGACGGCATGAACACGCCAGCAGGCGTTCCTGTTGGTGCGGTGACTCAGGCGTTTGCGGCGATGGGCAATGACATCACGCTACTGTCATTTACCGATGAACAGATCAAACAAGCCAACGGTAAGTATCAACTGTGGACCAAATACGTCATCCCGGCTAACACCTATCCCGGCGTGAATAAAGCCATCACCACCATCGCGCAGCCGAACTTCCTTGCGGTGCGTGAAGATGTCTCTGAAGAAGATGTTTATCAATTGACCAAAGCGATTTACGAAAACCTGCCATTCTTGCAAGGCATTCATAAAGCGACCAAAGACATGGCGCTGCAAAAAGCCATCGATGGTTTGCCTTTGCCACTGCACCCAGGGGCGGCGCGCTATTACAAAGAAGTTGGTATCTCAATCCCGCAAGGATTGATGGCGAACTGA
- a CDS encoding LysR family transcriptional regulator, with protein MDTIDGMRTVVAVIETGSFTAAAERLGISKSLTSKYVNSVEEQLGVKLFHRTTRKLSVNQSGHEYYIQAQHVLANLDKLYQQLHAKNREVSGPLRITASQGFAEELLSPLIPEFHLRYPNIQIDIIVTNQKLNLVEQAIDIAFRASETTRLQFEIS; from the coding sequence ATGGATACTATCGATGGAATGAGAACAGTGGTCGCCGTCATAGAGACAGGCTCATTCACTGCCGCTGCAGAGCGTTTAGGTATTTCTAAATCTCTTACCTCCAAATACGTTAACAGTGTCGAAGAGCAGCTCGGAGTCAAACTGTTTCATCGCACGACCCGCAAACTTTCTGTCAACCAGTCTGGCCACGAATACTACATTCAAGCGCAACATGTTTTGGCCAATCTTGATAAGTTGTACCAGCAGCTCCATGCCAAAAACAGAGAAGTCTCTGGGCCTTTGCGTATAACGGCCTCGCAAGGTTTTGCCGAGGAGCTATTAAGTCCGCTCATTCCTGAGTTCCACCTTCGCTATCCCAATATTCAAATTGACATCATCGTTACCAATCAGAAGCTTAACTTAGTTGAGCAAGCGATAGACATCGCGTTTCGTGCCAGTGAAACTACCAGACTCCAGTTTGAGATATCGTAA
- a CDS encoding MFS transporter yields MPLALLALTLSAFAIGTTEFVIVGLIPTMAADLTVSIPSAGLLVSLYALGVAVGAPVLTALSGKWNRKYVLLAVMSLFVIGNLLAWQAPGYNTLILARILTGLAHGVFFSIGSTIATGLVPKEKAASAIALMFTGLTVALVTGVPLGTYIGQTFGWQATFLIVALLGLIALIGSAFLVPNNLKQPAAAKFSSQLRVLTQPRLLLVYAITALGYGGTFTAFTFLAPILQQEAGFSASAISIIMLVYGVSVAIGNLWGGKMADKMGPVKALTIIFTGLAAILVVFNFTAVHPMAAVATILLWGAFAFGNVPGLQVYVVKLAEQYAPDAVDVASGLNIAAFNVGIALGSWGGGVIVAKAGLMHTPWVGALIVLLALALTRLSGRLDKRRDGAWGKEAALVK; encoded by the coding sequence ATGCCGTTAGCTCTTTTAGCCTTGACGCTCAGCGCCTTTGCTATTGGTACCACCGAATTTGTTATTGTTGGGCTTATCCCGACGATGGCCGCCGATTTAACCGTTTCGATACCCTCAGCCGGTTTGCTGGTCAGCCTGTATGCGCTTGGCGTAGCCGTTGGCGCGCCTGTTTTGACCGCCCTGAGCGGAAAATGGAACCGCAAGTACGTTCTGCTGGCAGTGATGTCGCTGTTTGTGATCGGTAATCTACTGGCATGGCAAGCACCCGGTTACAACACCTTGATTCTCGCCCGCATTTTGACCGGTTTAGCCCATGGGGTATTTTTCTCGATTGGTTCAACCATCGCCACAGGTTTGGTGCCTAAAGAAAAAGCGGCCAGTGCGATTGCACTGATGTTCACTGGCCTGACCGTCGCGCTGGTTACGGGGGTACCGCTTGGCACTTACATTGGGCAAACTTTTGGCTGGCAGGCGACGTTTCTGATCGTTGCGCTACTGGGGCTGATTGCTTTAATCGGCAGTGCGTTCTTAGTGCCCAACAACCTAAAACAGCCTGCTGCGGCTAAGTTTTCCTCCCAGCTTAGGGTGTTAACGCAGCCTCGTTTGTTACTGGTGTACGCCATTACTGCACTTGGCTATGGCGGCACCTTTACCGCTTTTACCTTCCTTGCGCCGATTTTGCAGCAAGAAGCCGGATTTAGCGCCAGCGCGATCAGCATCATTATGCTGGTGTATGGCGTATCGGTAGCGATTGGCAATCTCTGGGGCGGAAAAATGGCCGACAAGATGGGGCCGGTTAAAGCGCTGACGATTATTTTTACTGGTCTAGCGGCGATTTTAGTGGTGTTTAACTTTACCGCGGTGCACCCAATGGCGGCGGTCGCCACCATTTTGCTGTGGGGCGCCTTTGCCTTTGGCAACGTGCCCGGGCTGCAAGTGTACGTGGTAAAACTGGCGGAACAATACGCACCAGATGCAGTGGACGTCGCCTCTGGTCTGAACATCGCGGCGTTTAATGTCGGCATTGCACTGGGCTCGTGGGGCGGCGGCGTGATTGTGGCGAAAGCCGGTTTAATGCACACCCCTTGGGTAGGCGCGTTGATTGTCTTGCTTGCGCTGGCGCTCACTCGTTTAAGCGGCCGACTGGATAAACGCCGTGACGGTGCGTGGGGTAAAGAAGCGGCACTGGTGAAATAA
- a CDS encoding cytochrome d ubiquinol oxidase subunit II, producing the protein MMQYLPEIYLLLLGFTVFMYAVLDGYDLGVGILLPRNDVVQRDRMIASIGPFWDANETWLVLAVGILLIAFPTAHSLIFTELYLPTALMLIALIMRGVAFDFRAKAKADHKEHWDLCFKLGSLLAALTQGYMIGRYVVGFDASLAAYGFAVLSALCVAAAYVYIGGAWLVLKTEGELQVRAARWSRKAGWLAALGVLAVSVVNPWVNSAVAERWFSFPEVILLAPIPLIVLATILVVDRYLKRVPTVNDAGVQWPFFGVALIFGLSFLGLAYSFFPEIVPGMMTAQQAASSPDTLMVVGIGVVIVMPTILLYTFFVYRIFKGKATDLSYL; encoded by the coding sequence ATGATGCAGTATCTTCCAGAAATTTATCTTCTGTTACTTGGCTTTACCGTGTTTATGTACGCGGTGCTGGATGGCTATGATCTCGGTGTTGGCATCTTGCTGCCGCGCAATGATGTGGTACAGCGCGATCGGATGATCGCCTCCATCGGCCCGTTTTGGGATGCCAATGAAACTTGGCTGGTGCTGGCGGTGGGTATTCTGCTGATTGCGTTTCCCACCGCGCACAGCTTGATTTTTACTGAGCTCTACTTACCAACAGCACTGATGCTGATTGCCCTTATCATGCGCGGAGTGGCGTTCGATTTTCGTGCCAAAGCCAAAGCAGATCACAAAGAGCATTGGGATCTCTGCTTCAAGCTCGGCTCGCTGCTCGCCGCGTTAACCCAAGGCTATATGATTGGCCGCTATGTGGTAGGTTTTGATGCTTCGCTGGCCGCTTACGGTTTTGCTGTGCTCAGCGCGTTGTGTGTTGCTGCGGCCTACGTGTACATTGGCGGTGCATGGCTGGTGCTCAAAACCGAGGGCGAATTGCAAGTGCGCGCTGCGCGTTGGTCGCGCAAAGCGGGTTGGCTTGCCGCACTGGGCGTGCTGGCAGTAAGCGTGGTGAACCCATGGGTGAACTCCGCCGTGGCCGAGCGTTGGTTCAGCTTTCCTGAAGTGATTTTACTCGCGCCAATTCCGCTTATTGTGCTCGCCACCATTTTGGTGGTGGATCGCTATCTAAAGCGGGTGCCGACCGTCAATGACGCTGGCGTGCAGTGGCCATTTTTTGGCGTGGCGCTGATTTTCGGCCTGAGTTTCTTAGGGCTCGCCTACAGCTTTTTCCCAGAAATCGTTCCCGGAATGATGACGGCCCAGCAAGCCGCTTCCTCACCCGACACCTTAATGGTAGTGGGTATTGGCGTGGTCATTGTGATGCCGACCATCTTGCTTTACACCTTTTTCGTCTATCGGATCTTTAAAGGCAAAGCAACCGATCTCAGTTACTTGTAA
- a CDS encoding LysR family transcriptional regulator — MKTRSDDLEILLAVVDSGGFSAAAEQLDIQVARVSRAVSKVENQVGVSILNRTTRRIELTEEGRQFVDTIRIGLQQIQQAEEEIISRGELPKGRLRVDAASPFVFHQLVPLIQPFKQAYPDIELELTSNEGFVDLLEKRTDLAIRIGALSDSTLHARPLGRSSLYIVASPDYLAKRGFPHKSSDLAHHDTLGFSTPKILNEWPLKGFSRLMPTLTSSNGETIRQLALMGNGIACLSGFMVKKDLAEGRLIALLESEKILNTGREQINAVYYKSSSVAKRISVFIDFIQPKLTL, encoded by the coding sequence ATGAAAACACGATCCGATGACTTAGAAATACTGCTGGCGGTGGTCGATAGCGGCGGCTTTTCTGCGGCAGCGGAACAGTTGGACATTCAGGTCGCGCGCGTTTCTCGCGCGGTGAGCAAAGTGGAGAACCAAGTGGGCGTGTCTATCTTAAACCGTACCACTCGCCGCATCGAACTCACCGAGGAAGGACGCCAGTTTGTCGACACAATACGAATCGGTTTGCAACAGATCCAGCAAGCGGAAGAGGAGATCATCTCGCGCGGAGAGTTACCCAAAGGACGCCTGCGGGTCGATGCCGCCAGCCCGTTTGTCTTCCATCAACTGGTGCCGCTTATCCAGCCATTCAAACAAGCTTATCCCGACATTGAATTGGAGCTCACCTCCAACGAAGGGTTTGTCGATCTGCTGGAAAAGAGAACCGATTTGGCGATCCGCATCGGCGCGTTAAGCGATTCAACCTTACACGCGAGGCCGCTTGGCCGCAGTTCACTTTACATCGTCGCCTCTCCCGATTATTTGGCAAAACGCGGTTTCCCCCATAAAAGCAGCGATCTCGCTCACCACGATACGCTTGGGTTTTCGACGCCAAAAATACTCAACGAATGGCCACTCAAAGGGTTTAGCCGCCTAATGCCAACCCTGACATCAAGTAACGGCGAAACAATAAGACAGCTTGCTTTAATGGGCAACGGTATCGCCTGCCTGTCGGGATTCATGGTGAAAAAAGACCTCGCCGAGGGACGCTTGATTGCACTGCTGGAGAGCGAAAAAATCCTCAATACCGGCCGTGAGCAGATCAACGCGGTCTACTACAAATCCTCTTCTGTGGCCAAGCGCATCTCGGTTTTCATTGATTTTATTCAGCCGAAGTTAACGCTTTGA
- a CDS encoding sigma-54 dependent transcriptional regulator — protein MDSISPPYIALVEDDDIVRQATAQWLQLAGFHVEAFSQGEAALAEIKRRAFDGVVSDVRLPGMDGLSLMEAIQAEQVSCPVILITGHGDIDMAVKALQKGAYDFIEKPFNPERLSQTLHTAVSDYQNQAKSTHRSHYLQQLRGIEQQLIGNSAVMCQLREQIARVADMDTNVIIYGETGTGKELVARSLHTESTRRANPFVAINCGAIPENLFESELFGHEAGAFTGANKRRVGKLEYADRGTLFMDEIESMPMSMQVKVLRSLQENQVERVGGNRPIGVDLRVVAAAKADLFNHPDFRQDLFYRLNVAQLHLPPLREREEDALLLFEHFATQSNANKRALSSAESRALLSYGWPGNVRELRNVAIRFALDESLSVMEILSNRAGFAQESLPSGIPLAIQLHNFERKVIHEALLRHQGSIVEVMTELDLPRRTLNQKMQKLGLNRADYTDG, from the coding sequence ATGGACTCAATTTCCCCCCCTTACATTGCTCTGGTTGAAGACGATGACATTGTGCGTCAAGCGACCGCACAATGGCTACAACTGGCGGGTTTTCACGTTGAGGCATTTAGCCAAGGTGAAGCGGCGTTGGCGGAAATTAAGCGCCGGGCTTTTGATGGCGTGGTGAGTGATGTGCGCTTACCTGGCATGGATGGCTTGTCCTTAATGGAGGCGATTCAGGCTGAGCAGGTGAGCTGTCCGGTTATCTTGATCACCGGACATGGTGATATCGACATGGCGGTGAAAGCGCTGCAAAAAGGCGCCTACGATTTCATTGAAAAGCCGTTTAATCCTGAGCGTTTGTCGCAAACGCTGCACACCGCCGTGAGTGATTATCAAAATCAAGCCAAAAGCACCCATCGTAGCCACTATCTGCAGCAGCTACGCGGCATCGAGCAACAACTGATTGGTAACAGTGCGGTGATGTGCCAACTGCGTGAACAGATCGCCAGAGTGGCTGACATGGACACCAATGTGATCATCTATGGGGAAACCGGTACGGGTAAAGAGCTGGTGGCGCGCAGCCTACATACCGAAAGTACCCGTCGGGCCAATCCATTTGTGGCGATCAACTGTGGCGCCATTCCGGAAAATCTGTTTGAGAGTGAGCTGTTTGGTCATGAAGCAGGCGCATTTACTGGCGCGAATAAACGGCGGGTTGGTAAGTTGGAATATGCCGACCGAGGTACGCTGTTTATGGATGAGATAGAAAGCATGCCGATGTCGATGCAAGTTAAAGTGCTGCGCAGTTTGCAGGAAAATCAGGTGGAGCGAGTGGGCGGTAACCGACCGATTGGTGTGGATTTGCGAGTGGTGGCCGCGGCGAAAGCGGATCTGTTTAACCATCCCGATTTTCGTCAGGATCTGTTCTATCGCCTGAACGTGGCACAGTTGCATCTTCCGCCTTTGCGTGAGCGGGAAGAAGACGCACTACTGCTATTTGAACATTTTGCGACTCAGTCCAATGCCAACAAGCGAGCGTTAAGCTCAGCAGAATCGCGCGCACTACTTAGCTATGGCTGGCCGGGCAATGTGCGTGAGCTACGTAATGTGGCGATACGCTTTGCGCTGGATGAAAGTTTGTCGGTGATGGAAATTCTCTCCAACCGCGCGGGTTTTGCTCAAGAGAGCCTGCCGAGCGGCATACCACTGGCGATACAGTTGCACAACTTTGAGCGCAAAGTGATTCATGAAGCGTTACTTCGTCATCAGGGAAGTATTGTCGAGGTGATGACAGAGCTGGATCTGCCGCGCCGTACCCTCAATCAAAAGATGCAGAAATTGGGGCTCAACCGGGCCGATTACACCGATGGCTAA